The genomic DNA ATCCAACACGCAAGATACGCTCGGTTTTCCGATCGAATCGCGGTTGGCAGGCCCAGCAGTCTTGTAACGTCCTGATATTGGCCAGTCTGTGGACTCCACTGCAGAACGAATTGCTGAGCGTCCGCTGTGGCAACGGCAATGTCCGGGAAACCATCCGCATTGAAGTCGTCGACCGCGGTCTGAAATCGGTACTGCCGAACCTTGTCGGTTCCGCATTCCCAGTTGTCGACGATTTGAAGTTTGCTGAGTCCGGCGTCAGATGTCACTTCCTCCATCAGCTCCTGCCCGCTGATCCGGAGCGATTCTGAATCGACATGCCACGATTCGATGATCCTGCCGGCGATGATGTCCTCGTCGTCGGAAAAACGACATTGCATGTTGCCGTGCGATACATAGGCAACCGACCGGCCATCGGAGTCAGCGCCGCCCAGCGTCAGCAGGACATCCAGCTCCCATGTGTCGGCATTGGATCCATCCGCGACGCGGGCAATCTTCAGCACACGGAAGCGCCCGCCGGCGTCCTGAGGAACGGCACTGATACCGTCGATCAGAAAGCGAGAGAATCCATCGGCGTCCAGTTCCTCCGATCCATGTGCTTCGACGGAAAAGGCCGTTTCCGTCAGGGGCATCTTTTCGGTGATGGTCGCAGTCGTTCTGTTCGGGACGACGCCCGAGAATCCATCCACGTAAAATTCCGCCAGCGCATCGGCGGAACGTTCCTGCAGTGAGGTCACCAGCCTGCGGCCGACGTGAGTCTCAATTTCAAACGTCACATGCTCGGCGTCCCAGATTTCCTTCTGTTTCACTTCGTCCAAACCGGCAAATGCCGGCGACGTGGTTTCCACGGGCGCGTTCGCATCGGTGACTTCAGAAGTGTCCGGTACCGACGTCGGACGCAGGAACCACCAACCCGCACCGGCGCACAGAATCAGCAGCGTGAGGATGGCAAGTGACCGCTGCATGAGCACGGACGTTCCAAAGGAGAGGCGGAAAAACTAAATTCGGCGCGACGCAGCCGTCAGCGCAATGGTCAGGCACGATTCTATTTTGGCGGACCATCACGGTCAACGACCATGCACCGCCTTTGGAGTGCGGCGACTCGTCGCCGCTTTCGATGTTCCTCCGACGGCGGCTCCACGTGAACCGAACGAATGTTCTCGTTGCCATGATTTTCGGAGAACCAAAGCGATGCTGGAGCATCGCACTCCAAAATGTCAGTCGCCGGCCGGAAGCGCGGGACGGGTCATTTCGTCGGGACGGTGCCTTGCAGCTTCAGCAGGAGTTCTCCTGAATCGGCGTGCTGCGGGTTGAGCTGCAGGACTCGCTGGCAGTATTCGATCGCCTCCGCCGGCTGATCCGTGTCTGACAGACTGCGAGCCAGTCGAAACAGTACGTCAGCGTCCCACGGTTGCCGGATCTGATCACAGCGCCGGTAATATAGTTCACGGGACAACTGCTGTTTGCCGCGGTAACTATCCGCCAGCGCTGCGGCGAGCCGAGTTGCCATGTCATCCAGTGACAGGTCCGCGAAGACCTCCTGTTGCTCTGGCTGCAGCAGGCTGAGTTCCTGCCGCATTTCTGACACGATCATTTCCTTATGAATGTTGACATCGAATGTCTTCGTCATTGGAAATACGCTCAGCACCCGAAGTGCATAGGACAGGCCCGACAGCCGGTCCTCCGGAAGCAGTCCCAGCAGTTCGTCGAAACGTGAGTCTTCCGGAACGCGTGACGTCTCCCACGTCCGCTGCAGAACCTGCTGCTGAACAAAGCGTCCCAGAATAACGGCAAGTCTTCGATGGCCGTCCAGGTTGTAGTGAACATGTTCAAGAAACAGGTTGGCTCCGGGAATTGCCGGCCCCGTTTCGTCAGCGAGCTGCGTTGCGGAATCAACAAAATGAACATGCTCATTCGCGGCCTGTGAGGCAACCTCGCGGACGATGTCACGGAACGGAGTTGGCGCCCGAAACCGGCAGCCGTCAACATCACGGGCCAATTCGAATTCTTTCAGTGCTTCCGGATATTGCTGCAGACCTTCGCGGCATTGTCCCATGCGATAGTGCAGCAGTGACGAATCAGTGGACGTTTCTTCGGCGATTTCAAACTGCTCAATCGCTTCCTGCCATATTCCGGCCGCGGAAAGCTGCTCACCCTGATCAAAATGAAGTCGCCATCGTTCCATTTCGTCCGTGCTGAGTGTTTCCGGGATCAGGAAGCTGACCGGCGAGTGGTTGCTGAGATTCGACGCGACGGTTGTCAATACGACGGGAACATTCGCCGACACTGCTGTGGAAACAATGCGTTCCAGATTCGTTCGGTAATAGTCCAGCGCCGTTGCGTATCGCGGATCGTCACGCGATATGGTGACGCTCGCCGGCAGTTCTTCCATCAGGTCTCCGCGGTTCGATTGTTCGTCGACAAACCAGGGAGCCAGCAACTGGAACAGCCGCAGCCGGCGAATTTTCACGGCCATCGGCAGCATGGACGTTGTCGATGCGACACCGCCCGGCCCATAGAATTCGTTATGGCCGGTATGCACGACAATCAAATCCGGCTGCATGGCGATACATTGTTGGACGACATCGGCCACACTGAAACTGTTGACCGCAACCATGCCCGCATTGATGACTTCGAACCGTTGCCCGTCATTCTGGTGATTCAACAGAACTTCCATTTGACGCGGAAAGGAAAGCTCCGGCGGATACGGAAACCCCAGCACCGTCGATCCGCCGACAACCACAATTCGAAACACACCGTCGGGACGCGGCAGATCAAATCGCCTTGGTTCCGGACCGGCCAGTTTTCGGCCGGCGAAGTAGCTTTCTTCCGCCCTTGGATTGACCTGATAGTGCAGCAGCTCAGGAGCTCCCCTCACTTTCAGAAAGAGACCCAGGTCGTCGCCGACATCAAGCATAACCAGCACGACTTCGGTGACCGCGATCAATGCGATCGGCAACATCAGTGCGGCAATGCGGAAATACCATCGTCGGCGCCCGGAACGCCGAAGGGCCGGACGCTGAGCCGAAGTTCGGGCGTCCGGCTTCACCGTTTCGGAATCGTCCCGCTGCTCGTCGCTTGCCATCAGGCCACCTTTACCAACGGGATGGCCACCGCGCGAACCACGACAGCGCGATGCGTGAAGATGCCGTCTTCGGAGCAGGCTGCATTATTCGACGTGTGCATCAGTTTCTTCCCGAACGGCCGGCGGATCGTTGTCGTTTCTGATTCGAATCCAGTGATCGTGAAATGAAATCGACTCATGCACTTCCACTCGCGGCATATGACACGACACGCAGTCATGATCCGGTGACACGGGACACATTACGGACTGCGAGTCGCCGGAGTGGCAATCGAGACATTTTTGTTCGTACTGTTCGGGCGATTGCGTAGCCGCGTGCTGATGAGGATTATGGCAGGCCGTGCATGTCAGCCGCCCCTGTGACTTCACGTAGCATTTCGACTGCACCAGGCCCACGGGCTGAAACCTGGCGATCTTCGGATTCTGCCGAGTGATCTCACTTTCCGCGACGGCAGTTTCACCGCGATGACAATCCGCACAGATTTCGATCTGATCCGCGGTGCGCCACGGCCGCTTTGGAAATCCGAGATCTTCACCGGTTGAACGATCCTCCTGCATCACGACTGCATGTGAGGCACCGCCGATGTGACAGTTTTCACAGCCGACATTCGGTATCAGGCCCACCACCTGGTCACCGACAATTTTGCCGGCCGTGGTGTGGCATCCGAAGCAGCGTTCAAGAGCCTCCCCGCGAATGATGCGGCCGAAACATTCGATGTCATGCCGAATCGGCCGACCCAACTGCCCCGGCGTGAGATCCGTCCGGTCCATTCCTGTGAACCACGAAACGCGATGCTCGATGCCCACCGGAACACCCGATCCGTCCGGAGTCAAGGAGACAAACGTGATGGCGTGCTGACCTGAACCGAAGGCGAATTGCAGCGGAAACGGCTCCCCGCCAAACCGACCCGGAACGACGACATCCAGGCCGGACTCATTGGGAACGTAGCTGTATGTTTCGCCGCGATCCGAATCGGAAAACTGCAACTGTTCAAATCGGTCACGGAACGGAAAGTCGCGAGTGGACCGCAGCGTTTTTGAGTGTCCGCTTGACTGATAGTCGTGGAACTGAGTTTCGTGGCAGACGGCGCACGATTCGGACCCGACGATGCGGACATCAGCGGTTGCGGACGAAGGAACGGTCTCGGCGATTTCCGATCGAGGTGGCTGGCGGCCAACCATCCAGACTCCCGCAAGCAGCAACGCTCCGGCGGCAATCAGCAGCGGAATAAAGACCGTTCGTGATCCGGAAATCCCCATACGTCCGTTTGTCTACACTTCAACTGAAGCTGTGTTTCCTGAAAGAGCCCGCTACACAGCGTGCGGCGACCGAGAGTTGCCGACGTGGCGTCGATGTTCATCCAGCGAGCCGCGCGGGATGGCTCCATCGTACGGAAAACAACGCGTCGCGGCGACCACGAAGCGGCACAGTTCCTGCGCGGGATTCTGAGTCGCGCTCCGGCGTGGCCGCGCCTTCCATTGTGGAAAACGCCGCCGGCCTGGCATCGTTGGCGCAGTCGTCGTGCGCCGCGGGCGGGAGATGACGCCTTGTCGGAAAACACGTCGCATCCATCCTCAATTGCCAAAGTTCCAAAATGTCAGGTAATCACCGACGCTGACGTTTTCGGAAGCTGTACGCACCGTCGTCGGCGCTATCCTTTTGTGGCGCAGTTCGGCGTGTGTTTCGACTGGACTTCTTTTTGAGACTTTTGTAAACGGGCGCTGGCGTCAGTGTACCAGGTTCGGGGCATCGGCTTGTGCCGGCAACTGTGATACGAACTGCCTCCCGGTGGCGCGGAATGTTCGACGACGAAAACTCTACGCAGGCTGTTGATCAGCCATCGGAATGTCCGCCCCTGGCGATTCCACAGGAGTCGCCACTGCCGCCGTCACCGTTCGATCCGCCGCCGGGAGTTCCGCAGTTTCGCCCCGCTCGCGGATTAAGCGGAGCTCATCGGCAAACGCTGCTGGCGACATACATTTCCGGACGGCCCGGAATCACGGATACCGTGCCGCGAAAAATTCGGCTGCCCGACGGCGACTTTGTCGTGCTGCATGACGACCAGCCCGCAAACTGGAGACGCGGGGACCTGGTGGTCCTGTTGATGCACGGACTGACCGGCTGCCACAGAAGCGGCTATATGATGCGAATCGCCGCCAAGCTGAAGCGGCAGGGTGTGCGAGTTTTCCGGATGGATCATCGCGGCTGCGGCGCGGGACGGCGACTGGCCGCGAACCCGTATCACGCCGGGCGCACGGAAGACGTTCAGAATGTGCTGGAAACGATCGAACGCATCTGTCCGGGATCTCCCGTGTCAGTGGCCGGCTTTTCGCTCAGCGGAAATCTGCTGCTGAAGTATCTGGGACAGCATGGCGGCAACGCTCCGATGTGCATCTACCGGGCTGTCGCCGTGTGTCCTCCCATCGACCTGATGAAGTGCATGACCAAGCTGGGTGCGTCGCGCGCCGGGTTGAGGTATGACTGGCATTTTTCCAGAACCCTGGTCAGCCAGATTTCCAACAGTCCGCAGTGGCGAGACAACGTGCCGCTGGCCGAAGTCAGACGCCTGCCGCGTCGGCTTTACGAATTCGACGACCTCTACACAGCGCCGGCGTCCGGGTTCCGGTCGGTCGAAGAGTACTACCGAACCGCGTCGTCGAAGGATGTCATCAGCAACATTCGTGTCCACACGACGATTCTGGCGGCCGAAGACGATCCGCTGATCGACGCCGAACCGCTGCTGGCTCTGTCGCTGCCCGGAAACGTCACTCGGTGTGTCACGCGCAACGGCGGACACCTGGGATTCATCGGACGCAGGGGAGTCGATCAGGACCGTCGCTGGATGGACTGGCGCGTGATGGAATGGCTGCAGGAATAGCCTGCGAAACCGTCGACCTGCTGTTTGAATTCTCCACGCTGAACGGCGGCGAGAAGTCGATGCTGAGCGTCCTGGCGCGACTTGCCGGCCGAAGCGATCTGAAGTTTCGAGCGCTTTGCCCGGCCGATGGGCCGCTGGCCGATTGTCTGCGAACGCTGCAGATTCCCGTTCTGGAATTCAACGTACGCAACGTCGACGGAAACCGCCGTCCGTCGGATCAACTGGTCGCAGAACTCGCGTCGATTTGTGCTCAGCACGGGATTCGGCGGTTACACGCCAACAGCCTGTCGATGAGCCGACTGACAGGCCAGCTTGCTCGAAAGCAGCCTTCCGGCACAATCATTCACACAGGACACCTGCGGGACATCATCGGGCTGAGCCGTGCGGCGATCAGCGATCTGAACCGCAACGATGCTCTGATCGCGGTCTCTGAGGCGACGCGTTCCTTTCATCGCCGACAGGGACTCGACGTCGACGGCAGCCGCTGCGTCGTCATCCACAACGGAGTCGATCCTGATCAGTTCCGGCCACGCGAACGATCGGCGCTGCGAGCCGAGTTGCTGCCGCAGGTTCCGCCGCACTCCATCGTGGCACTCAGTGTCGGGCAGATCTGTCTGCGAAAGGGACAGCTTGACGCCGCGAAAGCTGTTGTCGATCTGAACCGGCTGTCGCATGACACAATGCGTCCGGTCTTTCTGGTCATCTCCGGAGAACGTCATTCCGCGAAGGATGAAAGCGTGGCCTATGAGCAGGCGATTCGTGACGTGTTCAACTCCGCCGGTCAGTCCGAACGGCTGATCATGGCGGGCTATCGTTCCGATGTTGAACTGCTGATGAACGCAGCCGACGTGCTGATCCATGCGGCTCGACAGGAACCGTTCGGGCGAGTCCTGCTGGAAGCGTCGGCTTCGGGAATTCCGATCGTTGCCACCGACGTCGGCGGGACTCAGGAACTTCTGCGACCCGACGTCGACGCGCTGCTGGTTCCCGCAGCACAACCCGCGGCGATCGCCGACGCCGTTCGAAAAATGATCACGTCGCCTCAGCTTGCTTCACAGCTGTCGACGTCGGCACGCGAACGCACGACGTCAGAATTCACGGCCGAACACTCCGCGACGGCCCTGGCGGATTTCTGGAACCAGTGTGAAGGCCGTTTCGTTTGAGCCGCGTCCAACGCCGGACGGAGAGCTATCCGGAACGGCCTTGCCTTCACCTACCGCGTAAACGAACGAAACGGTCGCCCCGCGCAGCAGGTTCCGTCGTCCCGCAATCCGTCGTCTCAGGCACACGCACGAAACACACTGTCGCCACGACGACAACCCGATTCACTGGATGCACCGAGACGTGGACGAATTCCCGATCCCCATCGTGCGATTCCGGTCGCTCACCCGCCAATCGCTTCGGGTGGTCGATGAAAC from Planctomycetaceae bacterium includes the following:
- a CDS encoding VCBS repeat-containing protein encodes the protein MQRSLAILTLLILCAGAGWWFLRPTSVPDTSEVTDANAPVETTSPAFAGLDEVKQKEIWDAEHVTFEIETHVGRRLVTSLQERSADALAEFYVDGFSGVVPNRTTATITEKMPLTETAFSVEAHGSEELDADGFSRFLIDGISAVPQDAGGRFRVLKIARVADGSNADTWELDVLLTLGGADSDGRSVAYVSHGNMQCRFSDDEDIIAGRIIESWHVDSESLRISGQELMEEVTSDAGLSKLQIVDNWECGTDKVRQYRFQTAVDDFNADGFPDIAVATADAQQFVLQWSPQTGQYQDVTRLLGLPTAIRSENRAYLACWIDFDDDGFVDLLLGETLFRNVEGKSFEPVRDNGGLKLGYNPMGSVVADYDGDGRLDLYVLYQRTRNGVQSDKPPAWVGDDDTGADNQLWKNRGDGTFIEKARLAGATGGRRHSFAATWLYANEDHYPDLYVANDFSRNSLLINQGDGSFRDVADESGVGDFATSMGVASGDINGDGTPEIYVANMYSKMGRRIIAQVSAGDYPTGVYEQLVGSCAGNRMYSTSGDVSQFQELSEQLGVNAVGWAYAPAFADFDGDGLLDLYATTGFLSFDRRKPDG
- a CDS encoding tetratricopeptide repeat protein, with protein sequence MASDEQRDDSETVKPDARTSAQRPALRRSGRRRWYFRIAALMLPIALIAVTEVVLVMLDVGDDLGLFLKVRGAPELLHYQVNPRAEESYFAGRKLAGPEPRRFDLPRPDGVFRIVVVGGSTVLGFPYPPELSFPRQMEVLLNHQNDGQRFEVINAGMVAVNSFSVADVVQQCIAMQPDLIVVHTGHNEFYGPGGVASTTSMLPMAVKIRRLRLFQLLAPWFVDEQSNRGDLMEELPASVTISRDDPRYATALDYYRTNLERIVSTAVSANVPVVLTTVASNLSNHSPVSFLIPETLSTDEMERWRLHFDQGEQLSAAGIWQEAIEQFEIAEETSTDSSLLHYRMGQCREGLQQYPEALKEFELARDVDGCRFRAPTPFRDIVREVASQAANEHVHFVDSATQLADETGPAIPGANLFLEHVHYNLDGHRRLAVILGRFVQQQVLQRTWETSRVPEDSRFDELLGLLPEDRLSGLSYALRVLSVFPMTKTFDVNIHKEMIVSEMRQELSLLQPEQQEVFADLSLDDMATRLAAALADSYRGKQQLSRELYYRRCDQIRQPWDADVLFRLARSLSDTDQPAEAIEYCQRVLQLNPQHADSGELLLKLQGTVPTK
- a CDS encoding multiheme c-type cytochrome, which encodes MGISGSRTVFIPLLIAAGALLLAGVWMVGRQPPRSEIAETVPSSATADVRIVGSESCAVCHETQFHDYQSSGHSKTLRSTRDFPFRDRFEQLQFSDSDRGETYSYVPNESGLDVVVPGRFGGEPFPLQFAFGSGQHAITFVSLTPDGSGVPVGIEHRVSWFTGMDRTDLTPGQLGRPIRHDIECFGRIIRGEALERCFGCHTTAGKIVGDQVVGLIPNVGCENCHIGGASHAVVMQEDRSTGEDLGFPKRPWRTADQIEICADCHRGETAVAESEITRQNPKIARFQPVGLVQSKCYVKSQGRLTCTACHNPHQHAATQSPEQYEQKCLDCHSGDSQSVMCPVSPDHDCVSCHMPRVEVHESISFHDHWIRIRNDNDPPAVREETDAHVE
- a CDS encoding alpha/beta fold hydrolase, with product MFDDENSTQAVDQPSECPPLAIPQESPLPPSPFDPPPGVPQFRPARGLSGAHRQTLLATYISGRPGITDTVPRKIRLPDGDFVVLHDDQPANWRRGDLVVLLMHGLTGCHRSGYMMRIAAKLKRQGVRVFRMDHRGCGAGRRLAANPYHAGRTEDVQNVLETIERICPGSPVSVAGFSLSGNLLLKYLGQHGGNAPMCIYRAVAVCPPIDLMKCMTKLGASRAGLRYDWHFSRTLVSQISNSPQWRDNVPLAEVRRLPRRLYEFDDLYTAPASGFRSVEEYYRTASSKDVISNIRVHTTILAAEDDPLIDAEPLLALSLPGNVTRCVTRNGGHLGFIGRRGVDQDRRWMDWRVMEWLQE
- a CDS encoding glycosyltransferase family 4 protein, which translates into the protein MAAGIACETVDLLFEFSTLNGGEKSMLSVLARLAGRSDLKFRALCPADGPLADCLRTLQIPVLEFNVRNVDGNRRPSDQLVAELASICAQHGIRRLHANSLSMSRLTGQLARKQPSGTIIHTGHLRDIIGLSRAAISDLNRNDALIAVSEATRSFHRRQGLDVDGSRCVVIHNGVDPDQFRPRERSALRAELLPQVPPHSIVALSVGQICLRKGQLDAAKAVVDLNRLSHDTMRPVFLVISGERHSAKDESVAYEQAIRDVFNSAGQSERLIMAGYRSDVELLMNAADVLIHAARQEPFGRVLLEASASGIPIVATDVGGTQELLRPDVDALLVPAAQPAAIADAVRKMITSPQLASQLSTSARERTTSEFTAEHSATALADFWNQCEGRFV